The genomic region TCGAGGAAGGCTTGAAAAAAGGTTTTGTCTATTGCGTTCCCATGGGCGTCCCAACTCCTCTGTAGAATGGTTGTAACAGATTTCTCTCTTAGACTGCACATAAACCTTACCCCTGGCCTGacccctgtctccctccattCTTGCGCAACACAGGGGTGACGGAGTGGACATCCTGGTTCAACATCGACCATCCAGGGGGCAACGGAGACTATGAGCGCTTGGAGGCCATCCGTTTTTACtatagagagagggtgtgtgccaGGCCGGTGGCCATGGAGGCACGCACCAGCGACTGGGTCGCAGCCACAGACACCGGGGAGGTGGTGCATTCCAGTCTGGACAAGGGCTTCTGGTGCATCAATAAAGAGCAGATCTACGGCCGCAGCTGCTCTAATTACCATGTGCGCTTCCAGTGTCCACCAGGTACCATTTATCATTAAGGCCATTGATCATGGTGAAAGGAACTAAGTAATGACAAGGATATTAGACATAGCATAGTggaaatgaggagagaggagaggacagtgagagacagatgaaaaaaTAGAGTGTGAGaagatgtcagagagagagagagatacaggtaCTTAGGGAAAGAGATACAGGTACTTACTCAGGGATAggtcagaggggagagagagatacaggtaCTTAATCAGGGATAGGTCGGCCAAAATAAAATCAATATTGACTACATTTATATGGACACAATAGCCAGCCTTTGGTCTTACTGTGGCTAGACTGAAGCCTTTTACATAAACTGCAAAAAATGTGGTTGGTCGGTTTATAGTGCTGTAAACAAGGTACATACAGTAGACTGTATGGTAAGACAGTAGAAAGTCAGTGTTGGTTTTATTATCTTGTCCTTTaatgacaaagacagagaggactGTAGAAAGTATACATGTTCACCTATATGTTaccctctctgctctcagtcAATGCCTACTGGACAGACTGGGCTGACTGGGGTCCGTGCTCAGCCACGGCCTGCAATGACGTCGGCATCCAGGTGCGCCAGCGGAAATGTGTGTCCAAAGAGCCCATGCCTCTGCTGTTAACCCCGGCCTGCCACGGATCCCACATTGAAAGGAAGGAATGTTCAACTCCCCCGTGCCAAGGTATCTCAACATCAATAGCATAATCATCGTGAAATTCACTGTATAAACAGGGAACGTAGAGGGTAACTGTGAGCACTGATACAATCAAACGTGGATGTAAAaggaacaagacagagagagtcctTTAGCTTCACAAATCCCCAATCATTCATCATATTCCCACCACACCTTCAATCTAATAGAGCCCTTTGATCAGGAAATGTCACTACATACATGTCACTCACACTGCTTCAGAGGCAGAGCTGCTTTGTCGCAAACACCTGGAATTGACCACCAAACATCCCAGTTCCACTgctcatcctcccctccctgactctctgtgtgtcttctgtggcTGAGAAGCCAGGTGGGGCCCATGGGGTGCCTGGGGCAGCTGCTCCGTCACCTGTGGTGGAGGACGGCGGAGCCGGCGCAGGAGCTGCATCAGGTCTTCAGACACAGTCCGCTGTGAGGGACGGCCAGTCGAGATTCAGAAGTGTGGGAAGAAGCCATGCCCAGGTATGGGAAACatgccccccctgcccccccctccccattaaCAGATGTAGTGccttgcatgtgtgttgtgcatcTGTGGTTGAATCAAGGTTCCGAAAGCAAGAGTCATCCCCAGGATTTGTACCAAACATCTGGAATTGTTGATTAGCATAACTATTGGACAGGGAGGCAGAACTAATGTGTTAAATCAGTCGGCCCATAAACTGGTCTCGGGGCCTTGCCTCTGACACCTCTGTCTGGACGCAATACaaactgttcctgtgtttgtttgtttgtatctatgcatctgtgtctgtgtgtccgcaGTGGCATGCCAGCGCGTGTGTCCAGAGGGTAGGCCCAGTGATGACTGcagccgctgtgtgtgtgaaggccatCTGCTGCATGGTGAGGTCCTCTCTGCTACAGGGGTACCAGTGGCTGGGGCCCAGGTGGCTCTAGCAAGCCAACCCAACCTCATCCGTGCTCGCGCCAACACCAAGGGGCTCTTCAAAGTGCCCGGGCTGTGCTCTGGCTCTACGACGCAACTCATCATCAGCAAGGAGAAATTCGCCCCCCTCACCATCTCCACTTTTAACAACGGCAGTAAGACGTCCTGGGTCCATGCTGTCTTGAAGTCTTCAGGTGAGCCAACACAAGACTACAAAAAAGCCTTTGTGTGGTGTTTCTTGGCTAACGTGATGAGGCTGCGGTCACGATGAATAACATGACTTAATCAACCACACGAGACAGGCTGGGAGACATATAAACAGAAACTGAATATGCACAGTGCACCAGAGTGTTAATCACAGTCTCTCCCAAACCACTAATATCTCTGAACTACTAATGTTCAAACTGCTAGACATTGTGACACTTTACAGCATTTGAACAGCTCTGTGGCTCCGCTATGGCAGATTCCCCTCTGATTGCGTTGCAGAAAAGCCGCGCATTGTGAAACACCCTGAAGACAAGGTCAGATATGAAGGCCAACGTGCAATCCTCTGCTGCAAGGCCATGGGGAGTCCCAAACCGGAGAAATATCAATGGTGAGACGATACAACGCAGCTGCTGTCATAAGGTGccattttttaaatcataaaAACAGGCCTTCACATAGTAGCACTCTTGTTTTCCAGGTATCATAACGGATCACTGCTAGACTGGAAGGAGTACAAATATGAAGAAGATCTGGTCCTCCGAGACTTGAAAGTAGAACAGTCGGGCCAATATTACTGCAAAGCCATCAGTCAGACGGGCAGCATCAAGTCCTCTCAAGCTCTCCTCACTGTTATGGGTAGGTGTAGCTCCAGACCCACCACTCAAAAGGAAAGATTTGTTAATGAATTAGCTATATACAGGATGTATGGGTACTGtctgttcaaatgaaaaaaaggacATAAAAGGTTAAGGCCCCTTAAGACTCGCAACCCACAGAGCAGCAGCTTtttattatgtttgtgttggttcACACAACTAAACCATTGGTAACTCTGGACACACTACAGACCTAAATCCCACTCCACATATGTTTGCGATACTGAAGTGAAATCCAAGATTGTCAATAAATCCTGATGCTCCTGAAGCCCTCATCAGGCAAGTATGCATTTTCACATGCAGCAGAGCTACCCATTGTGCAGAGTCCCACGATGCTTGTTATCCCAGATCTAGAACAGAGTCTGGTGAAGCGTGTGCTAAAGCCATCAGACGTGCAGATCTCCACAGAGGGATCAGCTTGCCTTACACTCTCTGTAGCAGCATGAAATATTTCCTCAAGTGAATAAAATAACATCCCAACACTAGCGGATGGAGGATGAACTGATCAGCAGGATTGGGAAAGTTTCCTTATTAGCTTTCACCATCTGTCTGTAATAAGCCATAATTTGGGGAGTGAGAAAATGTATGTGGGTACTTGACTGTAAACTCTGCTATGATATGATATCATGTGCATTAATTGTTTGCCAAACATTTGGGAGACCAATTATTCATGCTCTGTAATTTCCATCTGAACACTGGACAGTTATTATCCCAATAATGATTCAGGGCAGCAGCTTTGGAAAACTAGACAAAATCCAATTAACACTTCCAGGCAAATGTGAGCACAGTTTGTTTGACACGCCATACTGAACATTTGCATTGCGCattgtgttgtttacaggtAAAGACACACCAGCATGCAAGGCCACACCTGAGTCCCACCTGGTTAAACTGCCCCAAGATTGTGTACAGCCCAAGACAGACTCCAAGTTCTACAACGCTGGCCGGTGTCCACATAATAAATGCGCGGGCACTTTGGACTATGACATGCGCTGCAGGGACGCAGGTGGATTCTGTTGCAGTGTGAAGACCATGGAAACCCGGCAGATAAACTGCGGCCGCTACTCGTTACCCATCAAGATTGTGACTGAATGTGCATGCCAAAGCTGTGTGGAGCCCAAAGTGTTAGTGCGTGGAAGAGTGGTGGCAGCAGATAATGATGAGCCCCTGCGCTTTGGACACATTTTCATGGGGAATGAGAGGGTGGGGACCACTGGATTCCAGGGTGGCTTCACTGTCCAGGTGTCTCCAGGTGTGAAGAGACTGGTTGTGAACTTTGTAGACCCTGCAGAGAAGTTTATCGACACAGTCAAGGTGTTCATCTTTGACAATAAAGGAGGATCTGTCTACCACGATGTCAAGGTGATGCGTAAGGTGGAGCCCATTGATATAAATGCAGGTGAGACAAACACCATTTACCTGGGagaaatgaaaggagaggacCCTATTGGCCAGCTGGTCATACCTCCAAACTCCTTCcacaaaaacacaggagaggtaTATGAAGGTACAGTGAAAGCCAGCGTGACGTTCATAGATCCAAGGAACATCACcacagcagctgcagctccagGCGACCTCAACTTTGTAGACAATGAAGGAGACACACTACCACTAAGAACATATGGGATGTTTTCTGTGGATTTCAGAGACGAGGCAAACCAGGAGGTCCttggagcaggagcagtgcAAGTGCTACTCGACACGCAGCATGTCAAAATGCAAGAGCACATCCCCACCATGAAGCTGTGGTCACTCAATCCAGACACAGGCATATGGGAAGAAGAGAGCAATTTCCATTATACAAAAGCAGCCACTGGTGGAAACGGGAGGAGTAAGCGGGAGGAGCGAACCTTCCTGATTGGAAACATGGAGATACGGGAGCGTCGTCTCTTCAACCTGGACGTGCCGGAGAATCGCCGTTGCTTTGTGAAAGTGCGAGCGTACATGAGTGACAAGTTCCTCCCCCACGAGCAGCTGAAGGGTGTGGTCATCAGCCTCATAAACCTGGAGCCTAAACCTGGTTTCTCATCCAACCCAAGGGCATGGGGCCGCTTCGACAGTGTGATAACAGGGCCTAATGGCGCTTGCCTGCCAGCCTTCTGTGATGCTCAAACGCCTGATGCCTACACAGCGTATGTCACTGCCATTATGGGAGGTGAGGAACTAGAGGCAGCCCCGTCAACACCCAAAATGAATCCAAACATCATTGGTGTGTCCCAGCCATATTTAGACAAGTTAGATTATCAACGGTCAGATCACACAGATCCTGCACTTAAAAACACTGCCTTCAGGATTAACTTGGCCAAACCAACTCCAAACAATGTGGATGAGAATAATGGCCCGATATATCCCTATCAGAGCATGATAGCGTGTGAGAACGCACCAGTAGACGCCAACCACTTCCGTTTTTTCCGTGTGGAGAAGGACAAGTATGAATACAATATGGTGCCATTTGAAGAGAATGATCTGACTACATGGACAGGCGACTATATGTCATGGTGGCCTAACCCTCAGGAATTCAGAGCATGCTACATCAAGGTCAAGATCCATGGGGCTACTGAAGTGATGGTGAGGTCGAGAAACTTGGGAGGCACGCACCCACAGACGAGAGGCCAGCTCTATGGTTTAAGGGACATCCGCAGCACTCGCGACATGTTAAGCCCTAACACATCGGCTGCATGCCTGGAGTTTAAGTGCAGTGGAATGTTATTCGATCAAGCCACAGTCGACAGGTCCGTCATAGCTGTGCTTCCACAGGCCAACTGTCGAcgtacaaacaccaacagtctCTTGCAAGAGTATCTTATCAAGCACCCTCCTGTACTGCAAAACAATGAGTCACATGCCTTTAGTATGCTAGCTCCTGTCGACCCACTGGGCCACAACTATGGTATCTACACTGTGACAGACCAGAATCCACGTGTTGCAAAGGAGATCGCCATTGGACGGTGTTTTGACGGAACCTCAGATGGCTTTTCCAGAGAGATGAAGGCAGATGCCGGAGTGGCGCTGACATTCAGTTGCCCAAAGAGAACTGTAAACAGGGAAAGCCTTTTTCAGCGACTTCAAACCAACCCGAGTCAGACCCTGGCTCAAATGGGTCGTGACATGAGAGAATCAGAAGGCATTCAAGTCAGAAGGGGGGCCACCCAGGTGGTGGGGTACCCCTCGGGTCAGCAAGGCAGGCCCCAGAACCGCAGGGCAACCAACAGGAGGAGAGCTGTGGTGCGAACACGGTCAAGGCAGTAGATCTGCGCTTGGGTGAGTGCATGTTAGAATGTATGGTATAACTAAATgtgttacatacacacagacatgtaggTGTAGATTAAACTGTTGTCAAAGATTGTAGTTAAATAAGTGGCACTGTAATATATTTGACACATGAATTTGGTCtaatattaaatacattttttgggAAATTTGCCAATGCATTTAACAATTCATTCTCTTTTCCCATACACCTTATGTTTTCATAGGTCTTGGAGTAACTATGGTGCCAATGAAATCATGAACGTAAAGATGGAAATTCTATCATGCTCTTTCAGTCTTGTAATTTTGGATGTGAATTTCTTCTGTACTGTAAATGCTGAAACTGACAGCGCAACAATAGGTAAAAATATACATAGACATTCCCTCGAATACACCCCGAATGGCTCCAATCCTTCAGAACTTCCAGAAAGTCAAAACAAAAGTTCTTACCAATTTGCTGGGTTATCATGGTTCGAACCACATGAGGGAACatgtttgaaaatgtatttatttttctgtatcATTGCATCAAAGACAGTTCGGTCTGTCCTCTAGCAGAGTAAGTATGAAACTATCAAAGTCTACGGTCAGCTAGTTCATTATATAATGGCCACATGAAGAATTGAAAAGAACAGTACTGTGGAGAAAAACATGCAGCTTTATCCATAACCCCTGTAAATGACCCTGTCCCTCCTATTATACAGTCCCTGCAACTGGCCAACTTCACTTAGAACAACTCTCCAAAAGAATGGCTGAGATGTAGAACCAGTCCACAGAAGCAAGGAGTTCTATTTTTACATCATGAAGTCAGCGAGTCTAATTCTCAGGCTAAATGGATTGCATACTACTATTATGCATGGATGTCTTTATTTGTCTCTTGAAGTGCAATACTTTTTCTAATACTGACTTGAGAAATATCCTACCCAATGAGCCACTAGGCAAACTCAATGAGCCAGGCAAACTTGGCTTTGATGTACAATATATGTGTTGGGATATGTAGCACCTATATATTACTAGAATGACAACAATAACTTATGACATATTATGGTCACCATCGCTGCATAACTTATGACATATAATGGTCACCATGGCTGCACATTTGGAAGCTTCTTGGCATACTTCTAATTTAAATCTATCCTCATGAAATGGATTATAGAAGTAGACTACAGACATTgtatgttcttctgtgtgttggTTCTTTTGATGTTTTTAAAGAGAAAAATGGTTCGGGTCCAGTAATGAGGGTAAATTAAAGatcatgggacacacacacacacacacacacacacacacacacgttgtttGTCCTTGTTACAATCACCCTAATGCCCCTCTGCTTAGTGGGGAGGCTCACTGGACTGAGCTAATCTAGACTCAGAGGATTACTTATTATGGTCTAAAGAGGAATCAATTTGATTTGGTAAATAAATACCAACCCTATTGCCCGATCTGTTACAACAAATTATATTCTCTCTATGGATACCCACAACAACTTGAGGAAAACTTTACttcaatatatatttacatCCGATAGTTGATATACTTCGCAATATTTGGCTCACCAACTACCACTGAATCACATTAACAGTTAGTATGGGTAAAAGTCAGGCTGTTGACCACTGTGTTCTGAACCAATTCATTCTTGTCAGCTGTTAACAAGCATGTGTACTGGTCTACAGTATAAATCATAGAACTACCTAGTATGTACCCTAGGGTCagtaccctaaccctaatcctagtATGCTGACACACAATCACTGTCTAAAGAACAACTATTTAACAACTTATGAATGTCTCCCAGTGGTAGAAAATAAAAATAGGGTAATTGCATTTACTAAATTGGCAGTATGCTTGCTTTGCTTTTTCTAGTTTCCATGTAGGTAGGTCCTAAACTAGCTTTAAACAGGGACAGTAAAAGACAGTAAAAGAAAAAACCTGATCAACTGAACTGCGCCATGTATGACCCCAAGTAAGTCACTCTTTTTCATTCTCCTCAGTGTTTACTTGTACTGGTACTGCGCTTGTTGGATTTGAGACGTAATGAGCCATTAGTCTGATACAGCACAGGATGTCAGTTGGCCCTTATTTGGCATTCTATTCCATCTGTGCCATTACTTTGAGTACAAGCATCTGTTCTCTTTTCAACTGTCTAGCTGTCTCAGGGAGACTATAACTTATGCAGGAATATCCTCTGGCAAAATCAATCTTGGACCATTCCACTATTGTCTAGGCTATAAAGTAAGAGTTGTACAGTTGCCACTGTGCTCTGGAAGTCTtcagccatttaaaaaaataaatataaaaataattaaatgccTGGGAACTCCATGTTAATCATTATGTAACATATACTGCATGGCATTGCCCAATTTTTCACTACTTTAATACAGTTCTGTGTATACTGTAAATTGAACATTGTATTCATTGACAAATGTTCAGAGAAACTGTAAATaaactttctttaaaaaaaaagaagatctcATTAAATTGCATATTAATAATTAGCACCGGACTCCACAGCAGCATTGCACCAGCCTCATTACACTGAACACCAAACAGCTTGTTTCATTCTGTTTATTACAACTAAATTACAGCAAAATATTATTCTTGAGTTAAGAAACACTTCTGACATACACTATGATCAATCAACTATTGTATATCCCAAACCATCCAACATGCCAAACCTTTGTACCAAACCTCGGGACTTCAGGATCAGATcaaaaaatcaataaatgaacaaatggaaaaaaaagttgATTGATTGTAGCCCTTACATTGCGTTTGTATTAGTGAAGAGTGGCATCAACTACACAAAGTGTCCTTACTGACATTTGGAAAACATATATAACATGAGTGTGACATATTGGGAATAAGAAGCATATTCGGTTATCCACTGTATTTCAGTTGAATGTATGTGGTGGCCATCCATCCACAATTATTGTTGATTGCATATTTCCTTAAATCTACCAAAAAGGGTATATAAATGTGAGAATATCTGCATCAGAAGTTAAACAACAAAACTACATATATAAAATCAATTCTCCAAAGAAAACTGTCAGGGCCTTCATTTGATTGATGTGTATCGCAGGCtcttacacacaacacaggaggTCGGACATGCGCATGACCTAAGCGTGTCCACGGCAATGATTTCACTTTAGTTGTTTGAACTTTGCACAACTTATTCAATTatttcacaatgacaatttaacagtttaaatattttcataacATACACTGATGTCTGTTGGACTTCAACCAAACGAATGATGGtttcacatcacagcacaagtAAGAATTCCTGTTGATGTGATCGGCTCAAAAGACAAATTCAGCAGCCCACAGATGAATATGCCGTTTCACCTGTCCCCCAAAGACTTCCTGCTACTTTAGCGTCCTCTGagtgcatacatgcaaataacaattcttctccactcctccttttgATGTTACGCCATTTGCGGACTACCATTATGtcacacatgtaacacacagccctgtgtcCTTTCAATTTAGGGCCCTCAGTCTTTAACATCAGAGAACGGACTTATAAAGTACACTTAGAACATTTTGGAGTATTTTTAAAAATCAAAACCTCCAACAATTACCCTCTATTCGTCTTATATGGCTGAAGTCCCAGGGCTACAGACT from Clupea harengus chromosome 10, Ch_v2.0.2, whole genome shotgun sequence harbors:
- the cilp2 gene encoding cartilage intermediate layer protein 1, which codes for MWDFRMVTLLLPFLFSDNFAQGTIWDKLELGKWSQTDRNRKQAYNSLSDHQTTGVTEWTSWFNIDHPGGNGDYERLEAIRFYYRERVCARPVAMEARTSDWVAATDTGEVVHSSLDKGFWCINKEQIYGRSCSNYHVRFQCPPVNAYWTDWADWGPCSATACNDVGIQVRQRKCVSKEPMPLLLTPACHGSHIERKECSTPPCQARWGPWGAWGSCSVTCGGGRRSRRRSCIRSSDTVRCEGRPVEIQKCGKKPCPVACQRVCPEGRPSDDCSRCVCEGHLLHGEVLSATGVPVAGAQVALASQPNLIRARANTKGLFKVPGLCSGSTTQLIISKEKFAPLTISTFNNGSKTSWVHAVLKSSEKPRIVKHPEDKVRYEGQRAILCCKAMGSPKPEKYQWYHNGSLLDWKEYKYEEDLVLRDLKVEQSGQYYCKAISQTGSIKSSQALLTVMGKDTPACKATPESHLVKLPQDCVQPKTDSKFYNAGRCPHNKCAGTLDYDMRCRDAGGFCCSVKTMETRQINCGRYSLPIKIVTECACQSCVEPKVLVRGRVVAADNDEPLRFGHIFMGNERVGTTGFQGGFTVQVSPGVKRLVVNFVDPAEKFIDTVKVFIFDNKGGSVYHDVKVMRKVEPIDINAGETNTIYLGEMKGEDPIGQLVIPPNSFHKNTGEVYEGTVKASVTFIDPRNITTAAAAPGDLNFVDNEGDTLPLRTYGMFSVDFRDEANQEVLGAGAVQVLLDTQHVKMQEHIPTMKLWSLNPDTGIWEEESNFHYTKAATGGNGRSKREERTFLIGNMEIRERRLFNLDVPENRRCFVKVRAYMSDKFLPHEQLKGVVISLINLEPKPGFSSNPRAWGRFDSVITGPNGACLPAFCDAQTPDAYTAYVTAIMGGEELEAAPSTPKMNPNIIGVSQPYLDKLDYQRSDHTDPALKNTAFRINLAKPTPNNVDENNGPIYPYQSMIACENAPVDANHFRFFRVEKDKYEYNMVPFEENDLTTWTGDYMSWWPNPQEFRACYIKVKIHGATEVMVRSRNLGGTHPQTRGQLYGLRDIRSTRDMLSPNTSAACLEFKCSGMLFDQATVDRSVIAVLPQANCRRTNTNSLLQEYLIKHPPVLQNNESHAFSMLAPVDPLGHNYGIYTVTDQNPRVAKEIAIGRCFDGTSDGFSREMKADAGVALTFSCPKRTVNRESLFQRLQTNPSQTLAQMGRDMRESEGIQVRRGATQVVGYPSGQQGRPQNRRATNRRRAVVRTRSRQ